The following are encoded in a window of Caldicellulosiruptor danielii genomic DNA:
- a CDS encoding FprA family A-type flavoprotein produces MHAKLRDGFYSVGVQDPNLRIFDIVMYTKYGTTYNSYLVIGSEKIALIENVKYKFFDQFLDNIKEIISPEKIDYLIINHTEPDHSGSIEKLLEINPNIKVFGSNTAIKFLKKITNKDFQAQIVNHNDVVSLGNKTLKFISAPFLHWPDSIYTYLIEDKILFTCDSFGCHFSTENLDINWVMQNQREGFMDAYKYYYDVIMSPFKSYVLQAIDKIKDLEIDIIAPGHGPILTNYKEELILLYKSWSEKLLEKPFKPYVVIVYVSAYGYTEMLAKKIAEGIEQSGLDVLVYNAIEHKPEEIVEKIYFANGVLFGSSTINSDALPPIYDILTRLNPVVHGGKVAAAFGSYGWSGEAVPNIESRLKQLRFKVVQPGLKVNFKPNEEELKKSFEFGILFTEKINE; encoded by the coding sequence ATGCATGCTAAACTAAGAGATGGATTTTACTCAGTCGGTGTACAAGATCCAAACTTGAGGATATTTGATATTGTAATGTACACTAAATATGGAACTACCTATAACTCTTATTTGGTTATTGGCAGCGAAAAAATAGCTTTGATTGAGAATGTTAAATATAAGTTTTTTGACCAATTTTTAGACAACATAAAAGAAATTATCTCACCAGAGAAAATAGACTATCTGATAATAAACCACACAGAACCAGACCATTCAGGTTCAATTGAGAAACTTTTAGAGATTAACCCCAATATAAAAGTGTTTGGAAGCAATACCGCAATTAAATTTTTGAAAAAGATTACAAATAAAGATTTTCAAGCTCAAATTGTCAATCATAATGACGTGGTTTCACTTGGAAATAAAACCTTAAAATTTATTTCTGCTCCCTTTTTGCACTGGCCTGACTCTATCTATACCTACCTTATCGAAGACAAAATCCTTTTTACCTGTGACTCATTTGGCTGCCATTTTAGTACTGAAAACCTTGATATTAACTGGGTTATGCAAAATCAAAGAGAAGGTTTTATGGATGCTTATAAGTACTATTACGATGTTATTATGTCACCGTTCAAAAGTTATGTTCTGCAAGCAATAGATAAGATAAAAGATTTAGAAATTGATATAATTGCTCCAGGGCATGGTCCTATATTAACAAATTATAAAGAGGAATTGATTTTGTTATATAAATCATGGTCTGAAAAACTTTTAGAAAAGCCGTTTAAACCCTATGTTGTGATAGTTTATGTATCGGCGTATGGATACACAGAAATGCTTGCAAAAAAAATTGCAGAAGGTATTGAGCAAAGTGGTTTAGATGTTCTTGTTTACAACGCAATAGAACACAAGCCAGAAGAGATTGTAGAGAAAATCTATTTTGCAAACGGCGTGTTGTTTGGTTCCTCAACAATAAATTCTGATGCCCTGCCACCTATTTATGACATACTCACAAGATTAAATCCTGTTGTGCACGGCGGAAAGGTAGCAGCTGCATTTGGTTCATATGGATGGAGTGGTGAAGCTGTGCCAAATATTGAAAGCCGTTTAAAGCAGCTAAGATTTAAAGTTGTTCAACCCGGGTTAAAGGTAAATTTTAAGCCAAACGAAGAAGAGTTAAAAAAATCTTTTGAATTTGGTATACTATTTACTGAAAAGATAAATGAATAA
- the coaE gene encoding dephospho-CoA kinase (Dephospho-CoA kinase (CoaE) performs the final step in coenzyme A biosynthesis.): MRQNRVLGITGKICSGKSTISNILAQSYGFKVIDVDKVYHAILEENEELKKKLTDVFGEEILVSGRIDRNRLRALVTADKSRFEVLNKITHKFIFERVSYLVLEVFKEYSIVIDAALLFEIGLNKLCSVVWFVEAEENVLIERIMKRNGWSEKEIKSFLERQRILKSHKKLANRVIINNFEIEELKSLIKKYLIEDGLI; the protein is encoded by the coding sequence ATGAGACAAAATAGAGTTTTGGGAATTACAGGGAAGATATGTTCAGGTAAGAGTACAATCAGTAACATATTAGCGCAAAGTTACGGCTTTAAAGTAATTGATGTTGACAAAGTATATCATGCCATTTTGGAAGAGAACGAAGAACTCAAGAAAAAGTTGACTGATGTTTTTGGGGAGGAAATATTGGTGTCAGGGAGGATAGACCGAAACAGGTTAAGAGCTTTAGTTACTGCTGACAAATCCCGTTTTGAGGTTTTGAATAAAATAACTCATAAGTTTATTTTTGAAAGGGTAAGCTACTTGGTTTTAGAGGTCTTTAAAGAATACTCTATTGTCATAGATGCTGCGCTTTTATTTGAAATAGGACTCAACAAACTTTGTTCGGTTGTTTGGTTTGTGGAGGCTGAAGAAAATGTACTTATCGAGAGAATAATGAAAAGAAATGGATGGAGTGAAAAGGAGATAAAATCTTTTTTAGAAAGGCAAAGAATATTAAAGAGCCATAAGAAGCTTGCTAACAGAGTTATAATTAATAATTTTGAAATTGAAGAGTTAAAAAGTTTAATAAAAAAATATCTCATAGAGGATGGGTTGATTTGA
- a CDS encoding AEC family transporter — protein sequence MNDEVLIFLKNLLFLFTVIFIGFLGTKLNLFSTTVKDTVSELIVKVTAPILLFTTISSKPFSAQVVKNVFILILSAFVGIMILLLLGYITGSLFKLKGKTFYTHIFCSAFGNTGFLSFPLLYSIFGEKGVFFAASYNIMHDFLAWSLGLSIITRHNREKTKFGIVNTNSIAVFVAFVIYLIKGILPHDIKNSYNKVFLTIYDALNPFGKTTIYLSMFFIGCLLAEVSFKETLKTSSAYAIALFKMVLLPLSIMYLTKYLSIDNFTRLIIVLQTGMPTAIISSVLSYRYDGDSHYATRTIFVTTLFSLITIPLLVFLYYHI from the coding sequence ATGAATGATGAAGTTCTAATTTTTCTGAAGAATTTATTATTTCTATTTACTGTTATATTTATAGGATTTTTAGGGACAAAGTTAAATCTATTTTCAACAACTGTAAAGGACACTGTAAGTGAACTTATTGTAAAAGTGACAGCGCCCATTTTGCTTTTTACAACAATAAGTAGCAAACCTTTCTCTGCACAGGTAGTAAAGAATGTATTTATTTTGATACTTTCAGCATTTGTGGGAATTATGATTTTGCTTTTGCTTGGCTACATAACAGGGTCTTTATTTAAGCTCAAAGGAAAAACTTTTTATACTCATATTTTTTGTTCAGCCTTCGGTAACACAGGATTTTTGTCTTTCCCCTTATTGTATTCAATCTTTGGTGAAAAGGGAGTTTTCTTTGCAGCAAGTTACAATATTATGCATGATTTTCTGGCTTGGTCCTTAGGACTTTCAATAATAACCCGGCACAATCGAGAGAAAACTAAATTTGGAATTGTAAATACAAATTCTATTGCTGTCTTTGTAGCATTTGTTATTTATCTTATAAAAGGAATATTGCCACATGATATAAAAAATTCATATAACAAAGTGTTTCTGACAATTTATGACGCCTTGAATCCCTTTGGGAAAACCACAATTTATCTTTCGATGTTTTTTATTGGATGTTTGCTGGCAGAAGTATCGTTTAAAGAGACATTAAAAACTTCTTCTGCCTATGCAATAGCACTATTCAAGATGGTCTTGTTACCGCTTAGTATTATGTATCTTACCAAATATCTATCAATAGATAATTTTACAAGACTCATAATTGTGCTTCAGACAGGGATGCCAACAGCTATAATAAGCTCTGTACTTTCCTATAGATATGACGGCGATAGCCACTATGCAACCCGAACCATTTTTGTAACAACTCTTTTTTCGCTCATAACAATTCCTTTACTGGTGTTCTTATATTATCATATTTAA
- the uvrB gene encoding excinuclease ABC subunit UvrB, which yields MKKFKLVSDFKPTGDQPKAIEMLTEGILKGEKFQTLLGVTGSGKTFTMAKVIENVQRPTLVLAHNKTLAAQLCSEFREFFPENAVEFFVSYYDYYQPEAYIPETDTYIEKDSSINEEIDKLRHSATSALFERRDVIIVASVSCIYSLGSPEDYLNLTISLRPGMTKDRDEVIRELIRMQYERNDIDFRRGRFRVRGDVLEVFPASNTDRAIRIEFFGDEIERITEFDVITGEVIGRRNHVAIFPASHYVTTSEKLKRAIKSIEEELEQRLKELRSMGKLIEAQRLEQRTRYDIEMLQEMGFCKGIENYSRHLTGRPPGSPPYTLLDYFPKDFIMFIDESHVTIPQVRAMYNGDKARKDTLVEYGFRLPSAYDNRPLTFEEFEEKLNQVIFVSATPGPYELKMSSRIVEQIIRPTGLVDPEIEVHPVQGQIDHLIGEIRNRVEKNQRVLVTTLTKKMAESLTEYLKDVGIRVRYMHSDIDTIERMQIIRDLRLGKFDVLVGINLLREGLDLPEVSLVAILDADKEGFLRSETSLIQTIGRAARNVDGKVIMYADRITNAMQRAIDETNRRRKIQIEYNQKHGIVPQTVRKGIRQIIEATVSVAEEEEKYEVVEKDVVKNMTKEEIEEYIKELEQEMKKLAIELEFEKAAKVRDKIFELKKLL from the coding sequence ATGAAAAAATTTAAGCTTGTTTCAGACTTCAAACCAACTGGCGACCAGCCAAAAGCAATAGAGATGTTAACAGAAGGAATTTTAAAAGGTGAAAAATTTCAAACCCTTTTAGGTGTCACAGGGTCTGGCAAGACATTCACAATGGCAAAGGTTATAGAAAATGTTCAGAGACCAACGCTTGTGTTGGCACATAACAAGACTTTAGCAGCACAGCTTTGTAGTGAGTTTAGAGAATTTTTCCCAGAAAATGCAGTAGAATTCTTTGTAAGTTACTACGACTATTATCAGCCTGAAGCTTATATTCCGGAAACTGACACGTACATTGAAAAGGATTCATCTATAAATGAAGAGATTGACAAACTCAGACACTCAGCTACATCTGCCTTGTTTGAAAGAAGAGATGTTATTATTGTTGCGAGCGTATCCTGTATTTACAGTTTGGGTAGTCCTGAGGATTATTTAAATCTTACTATTTCTTTGCGCCCTGGCATGACAAAAGACAGAGATGAGGTTATAAGAGAGCTCATAAGAATGCAGTATGAAAGAAATGACATTGATTTTAGAAGAGGAAGATTTAGAGTAAGAGGAGATGTACTTGAAGTTTTCCCTGCATCTAATACAGACAGGGCGATAAGAATTGAATTTTTTGGGGATGAGATAGAAAGAATCACAGAGTTTGATGTTATAACTGGTGAGGTAATTGGTCGAAGAAACCATGTTGCAATATTTCCAGCATCTCACTATGTGACAACTTCTGAAAAGTTGAAAAGAGCGATAAAAAGTATAGAAGAAGAACTTGAACAAAGGCTAAAAGAGCTAAGAAGTATGGGGAAGCTTATTGAGGCTCAGAGGCTTGAGCAGAGAACGCGATATGACATAGAAATGCTTCAGGAAATGGGTTTTTGTAAAGGAATAGAGAACTATTCAAGACATTTAACTGGCAGACCACCAGGAAGTCCACCGTATACTTTGCTTGATTACTTTCCGAAAGATTTTATAATGTTCATTGACGAGTCGCATGTTACAATACCTCAAGTAAGAGCTATGTACAATGGCGACAAAGCAAGAAAAGATACCCTTGTTGAATATGGTTTTAGACTTCCATCAGCCTATGATAATAGACCATTGACATTTGAAGAGTTCGAAGAAAAGCTCAACCAAGTGATTTTTGTTAGTGCAACACCAGGACCGTATGAGCTCAAAATGTCTTCTCGCATTGTTGAGCAAATTATAAGACCGACAGGGCTTGTTGACCCTGAAATTGAGGTTCATCCTGTACAAGGTCAGATTGACCATCTAATTGGCGAGATTCGAAATCGAGTGGAAAAGAACCAGAGAGTTCTTGTCACTACCCTTACCAAAAAGATGGCTGAAAGTCTTACTGAGTATTTAAAAGATGTAGGAATCAGAGTTCGATATATGCATTCAGACATAGATACAATTGAGCGTATGCAGATTATCAGAGATTTGCGACTTGGCAAGTTTGATGTGCTTGTAGGGATAAATCTGCTTCGAGAAGGTCTTGACCTTCCTGAGGTGTCACTTGTAGCAATTTTGGATGCTGACAAGGAAGGTTTTTTGAGGTCAGAGACTTCGCTTATCCAGACAATTGGCCGTGCTGCAAGAAATGTTGATGGCAAAGTTATAATGTATGCAGATAGAATCACAAACGCTATGCAAAGAGCTATTGATGAGACAAACCGACGCAGAAAAATTCAGATAGAATACAATCAGAAACATGGCATTGTACCCCAGACTGTAAGAAAAGGTATAAGACAGATAATTGAAGCGACAGTGTCTGTGGCTGAAGAGGAAGAGAAATACGAAGTTGTAGAGAAAGACGTTGTAAAAAATATGACAAAGGAAGAGATAGAAGAATATATCAAGGAACTTGAGCAGGAGATGAAAAAGCTGGCTATAGAACTTGAGTTTGAAAAGGCGGCAAAAGTAAGAGACAAAATATTTGAACTCAAAAAACTTCTTTAA
- a CDS encoding lytic transglycosylase domain-containing protein, whose protein sequence is MKKKVAIIVLLIVFLLLFERFYFFILKQIYPLKFSESISRYSSEIGVDPYLICAIIKSESNFNQYAVSKKGAVGLMQLSPLTAKWVAQKLKIQYSDEYLYDPDYNIKLGSWYIKYLLDYYSGDTKLAVAAYNAGMTNVNKWLSIKKRSTIEITEIPFKETNHFVRRVFKSYEMYKKLYPKTFKHIDY, encoded by the coding sequence TTGAAAAAGAAGGTTGCAATAATAGTCTTGCTAATTGTTTTTCTTTTATTATTTGAAAGATTTTATTTTTTTATTCTAAAGCAAATATATCCTTTGAAGTTTTCTGAAAGTATAAGTAGATATAGCAGTGAAATAGGAGTAGATCCATATTTGATATGTGCAATAATAAAATCTGAAAGTAACTTTAACCAGTATGCAGTTTCAAAAAAAGGCGCTGTTGGACTTATGCAGCTTTCACCTTTAACTGCAAAGTGGGTAGCTCAAAAGCTCAAGATCCAGTACTCAGATGAATATCTCTATGACCCTGACTACAATATAAAGCTTGGTTCATGGTATATAAAATATCTTTTGGACTACTACTCTGGTGATACAAAGCTTGCAGTTGCAGCTTACAATGCTGGTATGACAAATGTAAATAAATGGCTTTCAATTAAAAAAAGAAGCACCATAGAAATAACAGAAATTCCTTTTAAAGAGACAAATCATTTTGTGAGAAGGGTTTTCAAAAGTTACGAGATGTACAAAAAACTTTATCCAAAGACCTTCAAACATATAGATTATTGA
- the uvrA gene encoding excinuclease ABC subunit UvrA, whose protein sequence is MSKEYIVIKGAKEHNLKNIDLVLPRDKLIVFTGLSGSGKSSLAFDTIYAEGQRRYIESLSSYARQFLGMMEKPDVEYIEGLSPAISIDQKTTSKNPRSTVGTITEIYDYLRLLFARVGKPHCYICGKPISQQTVDQMVDEVLKLKEGTKIQILAPVIRGRKGEYQKLFDELRRSGFARVRVDGIVYELEEEIKLDKNKKHSIDVIVDRLIIKEGIESRLAGSIETALQLASGIVTVSIVDGEEIVFSQNFACVDCGVSYEEITPRLFSFNTPYGACPTCMGLGYLQKVDPDLLIPDKSIPIGQVAINGWNFTETNSYARMILESLAKEYNFSLNTPVEKLDKKILDIFLYGTGDEKIKIYTPRGIYFAKYEGLVNNLERRYKETQSEYVKQEIEGYMSTFTCPDCQGKRLKKEALAVLIEGKSIADVADMTVLQAKEFLKKLNLQGKDKVIAQPVIKEILARLDFLIDVGLDYLTLSRSAGTLSGGEAQRIRLATQIGSGLVGVLYILDEPSIGLHQRDNHRLIKTLKKLRDLGNTLIVVEHDEDTIRSADFIVDIGPGAGERGGKVVAAGTLNDIISCEESITGQYLSGKKKIEIPERRREPDGRWLTIKGASENNLKNIDVSFPVGLFTCVTGVSGSGKSTLVNEILYKAASVILNKSKEKPGKFQDIIGLEHFDKVINIDQSPIGRTPRSNPATYTGVFDYIREVFAQTPEAKLRGYKAGRFSFNLKGGRCEACSGDGIIKIEMHFLPDVYVPCDVCKGKRYNRETLEVKYKDKTIADVLEMTVEEALEFFKNIPRIKYKLQTLYDVGLGYIKLGQPSTTLSGGEAQRVKLATELSKKATGRTLYILDEPTTGLHMDDVNKLIAVLQRLVDMGNTVIVIEHNLDVIKVADYIIDLGPEGGDKGGEVVVCGSPEEVAMCESSYTGMFLKEILKDRIYAKK, encoded by the coding sequence ATGTCAAAAGAGTATATTGTCATAAAAGGAGCAAAGGAACACAACCTCAAAAATATTGACTTGGTACTTCCACGAGACAAACTCATAGTCTTTACTGGTCTTTCTGGTTCTGGCAAATCGTCTTTGGCTTTTGATACTATCTATGCAGAAGGGCAGAGAAGGTATATAGAATCTCTTTCTTCTTATGCAAGGCAATTTTTAGGAATGATGGAAAAACCAGATGTAGAATATATTGAAGGGCTTTCTCCGGCTATTTCAATTGACCAGAAGACAACCTCTAAAAATCCGCGTTCAACAGTTGGAACAATTACTGAGATTTACGACTATTTGAGACTTTTGTTTGCACGGGTTGGGAAACCTCACTGTTATATATGTGGAAAACCCATCTCACAGCAAACAGTTGACCAGATGGTAGACGAGGTATTGAAACTTAAAGAGGGTACGAAGATTCAAATACTTGCGCCAGTTATTAGAGGAAGAAAAGGTGAGTACCAGAAACTATTTGATGAACTGAGAAGAAGTGGGTTTGCAAGAGTTAGAGTAGATGGTATTGTGTATGAGCTTGAAGAAGAGATAAAACTTGACAAAAACAAAAAACACAGTATTGATGTCATTGTAGACAGGCTCATAATAAAAGAGGGGATAGAATCAAGACTTGCCGGGTCTATAGAAACAGCGCTCCAGCTTGCCAGTGGAATTGTAACTGTATCTATTGTTGATGGAGAGGAGATTGTATTTTCTCAAAACTTTGCCTGTGTAGACTGTGGAGTTTCGTATGAAGAAATAACTCCACGTCTTTTTTCTTTCAACACACCATATGGCGCTTGTCCAACGTGTATGGGACTTGGTTATTTGCAAAAGGTAGACCCTGACCTACTGATTCCTGACAAATCTATTCCCATAGGTCAGGTTGCAATAAATGGATGGAACTTTACTGAGACAAATTCATATGCAAGAATGATTTTGGAATCACTTGCAAAAGAGTATAATTTCAGTCTTAATACTCCTGTTGAAAAACTGGACAAGAAAATTTTGGATATCTTTTTATATGGAACAGGTGACGAAAAGATAAAAATTTATACTCCACGTGGCATATACTTTGCAAAATATGAGGGGCTTGTAAATAACCTTGAAAGAAGATATAAAGAGACCCAGTCAGAATATGTCAAGCAAGAGATTGAAGGGTATATGAGTACATTTACATGCCCTGATTGTCAGGGTAAAAGACTCAAAAAAGAGGCTTTGGCAGTTTTGATAGAGGGTAAGTCTATAGCAGATGTAGCTGACATGACAGTATTGCAAGCAAAAGAATTTCTTAAGAAGTTAAACCTTCAAGGAAAAGATAAAGTAATTGCACAACCAGTAATAAAAGAGATTCTGGCAAGACTGGACTTTTTGATAGATGTAGGTCTTGATTACTTGACTCTTTCACGGTCAGCAGGTACACTTTCTGGTGGTGAAGCACAAAGAATAAGGCTTGCTACCCAGATAGGGTCTGGACTTGTTGGAGTTTTGTATATTCTTGATGAACCGAGTATTGGGTTGCATCAGCGTGACAACCATAGATTAATAAAAACTCTCAAAAAACTGAGAGACCTTGGCAACACATTGATTGTTGTAGAGCATGATGAAGACACAATAAGGTCGGCTGACTTTATTGTGGACATTGGACCAGGGGCAGGCGAGCGCGGTGGAAAAGTGGTTGCAGCAGGGACGCTAAATGATATAATTTCATGCGAAGAATCTATCACAGGACAGTATCTTTCCGGAAAGAAAAAGATTGAGATACCTGAGAGAAGAAGAGAACCTGATGGTAGATGGCTTACCATAAAAGGTGCATCCGAGAATAATCTTAAAAATATTGATGTTAGCTTTCCTGTGGGGCTTTTTACTTGTGTTACAGGCGTTTCGGGCTCAGGTAAAAGCACTCTTGTGAACGAGATACTTTACAAGGCAGCGAGTGTAATTTTGAACAAGTCCAAAGAAAAACCAGGTAAGTTTCAAGATATAATAGGCCTTGAACATTTTGATAAGGTTATAAATATAGACCAATCACCTATTGGGAGAACTCCACGGTCGAATCCTGCAACTTACACGGGTGTTTTTGACTATATACGAGAAGTCTTTGCGCAAACGCCCGAGGCAAAACTCAGAGGTTACAAGGCAGGGCGATTCAGTTTCAATTTAAAAGGTGGAAGATGTGAAGCTTGTTCGGGTGACGGTATTATAAAAATAGAAATGCATTTTTTACCTGATGTGTACGTGCCGTGTGATGTATGCAAAGGCAAAAGGTACAACAGGGAGACGTTAGAGGTAAAGTACAAAGATAAGACTATTGCCGATGTGCTTGAAATGACAGTGGAAGAGGCGTTGGAATTTTTCAAGAACATTCCAAGGATAAAATACAAGCTTCAAACACTTTATGATGTAGGACTTGGTTATATAAAACTGGGGCAGCCTTCCACCACTTTGTCTGGTGGAGAAGCGCAGAGAGTAAAACTTGCAACAGAACTTTCTAAAAAGGCAACTGGAAGAACCTTGTACATTTTGGACGAGCCTACAACAGGTCTTCACATGGATGATGTCAATAAATTAATTGCTGTTCTTCAGCGCCTCGTGGATATGGGCAACACGGTAATTGTAATTGAACACAATCTTGATGTTATAAAAGTTGCAGATTATATAATTGATTTAGGACCAGAGGGTGGGGATAAAGGCGGTGAGGTAGTGGTATGTGGTAGTCCTGAAGAGGTTGCTATGTGCGAAAGCTCATATACGGGAATGTTTTTAAAGGAAATCCTGAAAGATAGAATTTATGCTAAAAAGTAA
- a CDS encoding NAD(P)/FAD-dependent oxidoreductase → MEKYDIVIIGGGPAGVTIAEQIRKENKNISVCILSEEKVFPYYRLRLGYYLQNPIDEKFFLKSSEWYQVNNIKLMLNSKVEECNFEEKSVVSRGQKIEWDYLVIASGSKPCLPEHLLNEKLQNFVFTFRNYEDLLLLKKRLSQAGRVVIVGAGLLGLELASALEGKEITVVELSKIILPKQLDEVASFLLEEHIVKKGVKIILNNKIENVEPHQNGLKITLSSGQAIECDILIFSAGVVPNTEFINSQEDILNSKRGIDVNYKMQTKLPNVYACGDVAYIDGQNPGSWMFALESAKIVAKNILGFETFYQNMPLPYFLKAFGYEVVSAGDMQNLQNANILEFLDKSRMIYKKFVVKNNKLAAYLLLNDTKTHLQLSKFLNSHVDIKLLESFLK, encoded by the coding sequence ATGGAAAAGTATGACATTGTTATAATTGGCGGGGGACCTGCCGGTGTAACCATTGCAGAACAGATAAGAAAAGAGAACAAGAATATATCAGTTTGCATACTAAGTGAAGAAAAGGTTTTTCCTTATTATAGGTTAAGACTTGGATATTATCTTCAAAATCCTATAGATGAAAAGTTCTTTTTGAAATCTTCAGAGTGGTACCAAGTGAACAATATAAAATTGATGTTGAATAGTAAGGTTGAGGAATGTAATTTTGAGGAAAAATCTGTAGTTTCAAGGGGTCAAAAAATAGAGTGGGACTATCTTGTTATTGCTTCAGGCTCAAAACCCTGCCTTCCTGAGCATCTGTTAAATGAAAAGTTGCAAAACTTTGTCTTCACATTTAGAAACTATGAAGATTTGCTTTTGCTTAAAAAAAGACTGTCACAGGCTGGCAGAGTTGTAATTGTTGGTGCCGGACTTTTGGGATTAGAACTTGCATCTGCACTTGAGGGTAAGGAAATAACAGTAGTTGAACTAAGCAAAATAATATTGCCAAAACAATTGGATGAAGTTGCCTCTTTTCTACTGGAAGAACATATTGTAAAAAAAGGAGTTAAGATAATTTTGAACAATAAAATCGAAAATGTTGAACCTCATCAAAACGGATTGAAAATAACACTTTCAAGTGGTCAGGCTATTGAATGTGATATACTCATTTTTTCGGCTGGAGTTGTACCAAATACTGAGTTTATAAATTCGCAGGAAGATATTCTAAATAGCAAAAGAGGTATAGATGTTAATTACAAAATGCAGACTAAGCTTCCCAATGTGTATGCTTGTGGTGATGTTGCCTACATTGACGGTCAAAATCCAGGAAGCTGGATGTTTGCTTTAGAAAGTGCAAAAATAGTCGCAAAAAATATTTTAGGATTTGAAACCTTCTATCAAAATATGCCATTGCCATATTTCCTAAAAGCGTTTGGATATGAAGTTGTTTCTGCAGGTGATATGCAAAATCTGCAAAATGCAAATATACTTGAATTTTTAGATAAGAGTAGAATGATTTATAAAAAATTTGTTGTAAAAAATAACAAGTTAGCTGCATACCTTCTCTTAAATGACACTAAAACACATTTGCAGCTTTCTAAGTTTTTAAATAGTCATGTTGACATAAAATTGTTAGAGAGCTTTTTAAAATAA